A part of bacterium genomic DNA contains:
- a CDS encoding menaquinone biosynthesis protein: MEQGAAKSNSRIGQSHPLRLGRLGFVNVLPVYLFLERDGSLFRETAGTPSMLNKMLREARLDVSPASSVEYARAGEAYWILRDLSISCHGKVRSVLLLSGSSMEDWREAVIQCPRESETSVALLQLLLKNYWGVEASLVHEDSGIDAVAFLRIGDRALEEMASGKWAHAWDLGEAWLAWTGLPFVFALWLVREEAVRSSPVQLYRLHQALLKAKDLGLEKLDQCAAKASGMLGGLDLDFLDYFRGLNFDLKEEHIRGLDRFFEELLKAGLIGQKPVLRFFPYDENAWVS, translated from the coding sequence TTGGAGCAAGGGGCAGCAAAGAGCAATTCCCGCATCGGGCAAAGCCATCCGCTTCGCCTTGGTCGGCTTGGTTTTGTGAATGTACTTCCAGTTTATCTTTTCCTGGAGAGGGATGGGTCACTTTTCAGGGAAACTGCTGGTACACCTTCAATGCTAAACAAGATGCTCAGAGAAGCTCGGCTGGATGTAAGCCCCGCCTCCTCGGTGGAATATGCCAGGGCAGGCGAGGCTTATTGGATCTTGAGGGACCTGAGCATTTCCTGTCATGGAAAGGTAAGAAGCGTCTTGTTGCTCTCTGGGAGCTCCATGGAGGATTGGAGGGAGGCTGTGATTCAGTGCCCCAGGGAATCTGAAACCTCTGTAGCACTGCTGCAGCTTCTCCTAAAGAATTACTGGGGAGTGGAGGCAAGCTTGGTCCATGAGGATAGCGGGATAGATGCCGTGGCCTTTTTGCGAATCGGGGACAGGGCTTTGGAAGAAATGGCCTCTGGGAAATGGGCGCATGCCTGGGATCTGGGGGAGGCCTGGCTGGCATGGACAGGCCTACCTTTTGTTTTTGCCCTCTGGCTGGTGCGGGAGGAAGCTGTAAGGAGTAGTCCCGTGCAACTCTACAGGCTTCACCAGGCTCTCTTGAAGGCCAAAGATCTGGGTTTGGAGAAACTTGATCAATGCGCTGCCAAGGCCTCAGGGATGCTTGGGGGGTTGGATCTGGATTTCCTGGATTACTTCCGTGGTCTTAACTTTGACCTGAAAGAGGAGCATATCAGAGGCCTGGATCGCTTCTTTGAAGAGCTTCTCAAGGCAGGCCTCATAGGGCAGAAGCCTGTTTTGCGCTTCTTCCCTTATGATGAAAATGCTTGGGTGAGCTAG